In the genome of Pseudomonas sp. P5_109, one region contains:
- a CDS encoding GntP family permease, producing the protein MSVIIALAALALLMLAAYRGYSVILFAPIAALGAVLLTDPSAVAPAFTGVFMEKMVGFIKLYFPVFLLGAVFGKLIELSGFSRSIVAAAIGLLGTRQAMLVIVLVCALLTYGGVSLFVVVFAVYPFAAEMFRQSNIPKRLIPATIALGAFSFTMDALPGTPQIQNIIPSTFFNTTAWAAPWLGVIGTIFVFCAGMLFLQRQRNKAQRAGEGYGTDLRNEPETAADLKLPNPWLALSPLLAVGIMNLLFTHWIPQVYGKTHSLALPGMATPVTTEIAKLTAIWAVQAALLVGILMVLVFGFQAIRSKLAEGSKSAVSGALLAAMNTASEYGFGAVIASLPGFLVLADWLKSIPNPLVNEAITVTLLAGITGSASGGMSIALAAMSEQFISAAHAANIPLEVLHRVAAMASGGMDTLPHNGAVITLLAVTGLTHREAYKDIFCITLIKTLAVFVVIGTFYATGIV; encoded by the coding sequence ATGAGTGTGATCATTGCCTTGGCAGCCCTCGCGCTGCTGATGCTGGCTGCCTACCGTGGCTACAGCGTTATCCTTTTTGCCCCGATTGCCGCCCTCGGCGCGGTCCTGCTCACCGACCCCTCTGCCGTCGCCCCCGCTTTCACCGGGGTGTTCATGGAAAAAATGGTCGGCTTCATCAAGCTGTATTTCCCGGTATTCCTGCTTGGCGCGGTGTTCGGCAAGTTGATCGAACTGTCCGGTTTCTCCCGTTCCATCGTCGCGGCGGCGATTGGCCTGCTCGGCACCCGCCAGGCAATGCTGGTGATCGTGCTGGTCTGCGCACTGCTGACCTACGGCGGCGTGTCGCTATTCGTGGTGGTGTTCGCGGTCTATCCGTTTGCCGCCGAGATGTTCCGCCAGAGCAACATCCCCAAGCGCCTGATCCCGGCGACCATTGCCCTGGGCGCGTTCTCGTTCACCATGGACGCCCTGCCCGGCACGCCACAAATCCAGAACATCATCCCCAGCACCTTCTTCAACACCACCGCCTGGGCGGCGCCGTGGCTGGGGGTGATCGGCACGATCTTCGTGTTCTGTGCCGGCATGCTGTTTCTCCAGCGCCAGCGCAACAAGGCACAGCGCGCCGGTGAAGGTTATGGCACTGACCTGCGCAACGAACCGGAAACCGCCGCCGATCTCAAGCTGCCCAACCCGTGGCTGGCGCTGTCGCCACTGTTGGCGGTGGGCATCATGAACCTGCTGTTCACCCATTGGATTCCGCAGGTGTATGGCAAGACCCACAGCCTCGCGCTGCCGGGCATGGCCACGCCGGTGACCACCGAAATCGCCAAGCTCACGGCGATCTGGGCAGTACAGGCAGCCTTGCTGGTCGGCATCCTCATGGTGCTGGTGTTTGGCTTCCAGGCGATTCGCAGCAAACTCGCCGAAGGCAGCAAAAGCGCGGTCAGCGGTGCGTTGCTGGCGGCGATGAACACCGCCTCGGAATACGGTTTCGGCGCGGTGATCGCGTCCTTGCCGGGCTTTCTGGTGTTGGCCGACTGGCTCAAGAGCATTCCCAATCCACTGGTCAACGAAGCGATTACCGTGACCCTGCTGGCCGGCATCACCGGTTCTGCTTCGGGCGGCATGAGCATCGCGCTGGCGGCGATGTCCGAACAGTTCATCAGCGCTGCGCACGCAGCGAACATTCCGCTGGAAGTGCTGCACCGGGTCGCCGCGATGGCCAGCGGCGGCATGGACACCCTGCCGCACAACGGCGCGGTGATTACCCTGCTGGCGGTGACCGGGCTGACCCACCGCGAAGCCTATAAAGACATTTTCTGTATTACGCTGATCAAGACCCTGGCGGTTTTCGTGGTGATCGGCACTTTCTACGCCACTGGCATTGTGTGA
- a CDS encoding 3-hydroxybutyrate dehydrogenase: MTTLSGKTALVTGSTSGIGLGIALSLAKAGANLILNGFGDASKVIADVEQFGGKVGHHPADVSDPAQIADMIAYAEREFGGVDILVNNAGIQHVAAVDEFPVERWDSIIAINLSSVFHSTRLSLPGMRAKGWGRVINIASVHGLVGSVGKSAYVAAKHGVIGLTKVVALETATTQVTCNAICPGWVLTPLVQKQIDDRAASGVDPQQAQHDLLAEKQPSLEFVTPPQLGELVLFLCSEAGSQVRGAAWNVDGGWLAQ, encoded by the coding sequence ATGACGACTCTTTCGGGCAAGACCGCACTGGTCACCGGTTCCACCAGCGGCATCGGCCTGGGGATCGCCCTCAGCCTGGCCAAGGCGGGAGCCAACCTGATCCTCAATGGCTTTGGCGATGCGTCCAAAGTCATCGCCGACGTGGAGCAGTTCGGCGGCAAGGTCGGCCATCACCCGGCCGATGTCAGCGATCCGGCGCAGATTGCCGACATGATCGCCTACGCCGAGCGCGAGTTCGGCGGCGTCGACATCCTGGTCAACAACGCCGGCATTCAACACGTGGCAGCGGTGGATGAGTTCCCGGTGGAGCGCTGGGATTCGATCATCGCGATCAACCTGTCGTCGGTGTTCCACAGCACCCGCTTGAGCCTGCCGGGCATGCGCGCCAAGGGTTGGGGCCGGGTGATCAACATTGCCTCGGTGCACGGCCTGGTGGGCTCGGTGGGCAAGTCAGCCTATGTCGCCGCCAAGCACGGGGTGATCGGCTTGACCAAAGTGGTCGCGCTGGAAACCGCGACCACCCAGGTCACCTGCAACGCGATCTGCCCGGGCTGGGTATTGACGCCACTGGTGCAAAAACAGATCGATGATCGTGCCGCCAGCGGGGTTGATCCGCAGCAGGCGCAGCATGATTTGCTCGCGGAAAAGCAACCGTCCCTGGAGTTCGTGACACCGCCGCAACTGGGTGAACTGGTGCTGTTTTTGTGCAGCGAAGCTGGCAGCCAGGTGCGTGGCGCGGCGTGGAATGTTGATGGTGGTTGGCTGGCGCAGTGA
- a CDS encoding acetoacetate--CoA ligase, which produces MSDILWQPDAKRIGKTRMEAFRRFINQRHHLKIDDYPALHQWSIDQRTDFWQAIVDFFDIRFHEQPDAVLLEGPQMPSAQWFPGATLNFAEHLLQRRDDAIAVVAVGENGQREHLTWGELAEHVAGFQNGLVAAGVGVGDRVAACMPNTWQTLVAMLATTSLGAIWSCSSPDFGTQGVVDRFGQIEPKVLVTCAGYRYAGKEIDQTAKVNEILQRLPSLQQLIVVPYARPQAHIEHFHTQANVTLWDDFYEPGGEPDFVPVPFAHPLYILYSSGTTGVPKCIIHSTGGVLLQHVKEHGLHGDLGPGERLFYYTTCGWMMWNWLVSALATGSSVVLYDGSPFHPDPQRLIDLIDDEGINVFGTSPKYLATLESSGIKPRDSHDLGSLKTLLCTGSALSPQSYDFVYRDFKADVCLASMSGGTDIVSCFVNGNPMSQVRRGEIMGKSLGMAVEVWNDEGQPVIGEKGELVCTRHFPAMPVGLWNDADGEKLRQSYFSLFPGVWAQGDYAEQLPHGAMMIHGRSDAVLNPGGVRIGTAEIYRQVEKIPQVLDSVAIGQQWQDDVRVVLFVRLRDGLELDEALQQQIRQTIRANTTPRHVPAKIVAVTDIPRTISGKVVELAVRNVVHGQPVKNTDALANPEALEQYRNRPELQS; this is translated from the coding sequence ATGTCCGACATCCTCTGGCAACCCGACGCCAAGCGCATTGGCAAGACCCGCATGGAGGCCTTCCGGCGCTTCATCAATCAGCGTCACCACCTCAAGATCGACGACTACCCGGCCCTGCACCAGTGGTCCATCGATCAGCGCACGGATTTCTGGCAGGCCATTGTCGATTTTTTCGACATCCGCTTCCATGAACAACCCGACGCCGTGCTGCTCGAAGGCCCGCAGATGCCCAGCGCCCAGTGGTTCCCCGGCGCAACGCTGAACTTTGCCGAACACCTGCTGCAGCGCCGCGATGATGCCATCGCCGTGGTCGCCGTTGGCGAAAACGGTCAGCGTGAACATTTGACCTGGGGCGAACTCGCCGAACATGTCGCCGGCTTTCAAAACGGTCTGGTAGCGGCCGGTGTCGGGGTTGGCGACCGGGTCGCCGCGTGCATGCCCAACACCTGGCAAACCCTGGTGGCCATGCTCGCCACCACCAGCCTTGGCGCCATCTGGTCCTGTTCTTCGCCGGACTTCGGCACCCAGGGGGTGGTTGACCGTTTCGGCCAGATCGAACCGAAAGTGCTGGTGACCTGCGCCGGTTACCGCTATGCCGGCAAAGAGATCGACCAGACCGCCAAGGTCAACGAAATCCTCCAGCGCCTGCCTTCGCTGCAACAGCTGATCGTCGTGCCTTACGCACGCCCACAGGCGCACATCGAACACTTCCACACCCAGGCCAACGTGACGCTTTGGGACGATTTCTACGAACCGGGCGGCGAACCGGATTTCGTCCCGGTGCCCTTCGCCCATCCGCTGTACATCCTCTATTCCAGCGGCACCACCGGCGTGCCCAAATGCATCATCCACAGCACTGGCGGCGTGTTGCTGCAACACGTCAAGGAACACGGCCTGCATGGCGATCTCGGCCCCGGTGAGCGGTTGTTCTACTACACCACCTGCGGCTGGATGATGTGGAACTGGCTGGTGTCGGCGCTGGCGACAGGCAGCTCCGTGGTGCTGTACGACGGCTCGCCGTTCCACCCCGACCCGCAACGCTTGATCGACCTGATCGACGACGAAGGCATCAACGTCTTCGGTACCAGCCCGAAATACCTCGCGACCCTGGAAAGCAGCGGCATCAAGCCGCGTGACAGCCATGACCTGGGCAGCCTCAAGACCTTGCTGTGCACCGGCTCGGCGCTGTCGCCGCAGAGTTACGACTTTGTCTATCGCGACTTCAAGGCTGACGTGTGCCTGGCCTCGATGTCCGGCGGCACCGACATCGTCTCGTGCTTCGTCAACGGCAACCCGATGTCGCAGGTCAGGCGTGGCGAAATCATGGGCAAGAGCCTGGGCATGGCCGTCGAAGTGTGGAACGACGAAGGCCAACCGGTGATCGGCGAAAAAGGTGAGCTGGTCTGCACCCGCCATTTCCCGGCGATGCCCGTGGGTCTGTGGAACGATGCCGATGGTGAAAAGCTGCGCCAATCCTATTTCAGCCTGTTCCCCGGTGTCTGGGCTCAGGGCGACTACGCCGAACAATTGCCCCATGGCGCGATGATGATCCACGGCCGCTCGGATGCCGTGCTCAACCCCGGCGGCGTGCGCATCGGCACGGCGGAAATCTATCGCCAGGTGGAAAAAATCCCACAGGTGCTCGACAGCGTGGCCATCGGTCAGCAGTGGCAGGACGACGTGCGAGTGGTGCTGTTCGTCCGCCTGCGCGACGGGCTCGAACTGGACGAGGCGCTGCAACAGCAGATCCGCCAGACCATTCGCGCCAACACCACGCCGCGTCATGTTCCGGCGAAAATTGTTGCAGTGACCGACATTCCCCGGACCATCAGCGGCAAGGTCGTCGAGCTGGCGGTACGCAATGTGGTGCATGGGCAGCCGGTGAAGAACACCGATGCGCTGGCCAATCCCGAGGCGCTGGAGCAGTACCGAAACAGACCCGAACTGCAGTCCTGA
- a CDS encoding PAS domain-containing protein: MNATPTASEAQALIARIDWASSPLGAASTWPQSLRTAVDIVIHSPMPMLLLWGPQLTQIYNDGFALLAGSKHPHAFGQPTHLIWPELKDFTDPIYSAVLQGQVRTYSEQRFTLQREGRDSDFWLDLTYSPIRDESAEVAGILVTAIETNERRRIALELEQRSAASLKAQRETEERLQLALAATDAVGTWDWDISEDRFIADAHFAQLHGIDPAMASQLPISEYLHGVHPEDRALIARSIKHCITHGSEYAEEYRLLQTDGQMRWVFARGRCYKDHHGRPMRFLGAALDLTERKHTEQALRQSQTELQLIINAMPILISYVDREERFRLNNAAYLDWYGLTPQELYGRTILEVLGEEAYALRAPYITEALSGRPCCFSISTPHRDGSIRQALMNYLPRHGADGAVNGFYIFVIDETERKKTEEALRNLNETLEERVAARTRQLAEANERLQNEMFERERAEDALRHAQKMEAVGQLTGGIAHDFNNMLTGIIGSLDLMQRYIADGRTNEISRFTEAAVSSANRAAALTHRLLAFSRRQSLNRKPLNPNDLIHSLEDLFSRTKGDHIALKLQLAENIWRVSTDLSQLENALLNLVINARDAMPDGGELQIETANVYLDGNDITTLEPVKAGDYVMISVSDNGTGMTPSVLAKAFDPFFTTKPIGQGTGLGLSMIYGFAQQSGGHVSLFSLPGRGTSVRLYLPRLHSTEPDNVLSPIVGEAPAAIAGETVMLVEDDAAVRMLVMDLLKELGYRAHEAEDAKGALPVLESDLRVDLLVTDVGLPGMNGRQLAEIARQHRPELKVLFMTGYAQIAAERQGFLEEGMDMVAKPFSIDLLANKIRTMISQPN; this comes from the coding sequence ATGAACGCGACACCCACCGCCAGCGAAGCCCAGGCCTTGATCGCCCGAATCGACTGGGCAAGCAGCCCGCTGGGCGCGGCCAGCACTTGGCCACAGAGCCTGCGAACCGCCGTGGACATCGTGATTCACTCACCGATGCCGATGTTGCTGCTGTGGGGTCCGCAACTGACGCAGATCTACAACGACGGCTTCGCCCTGCTCGCCGGAAGCAAACATCCGCACGCTTTCGGACAACCGACACACCTGATCTGGCCGGAGTTGAAAGACTTTACCGACCCGATCTACAGCGCCGTCTTGCAAGGCCAGGTGCGGACCTACAGCGAGCAGCGCTTTACCCTGCAACGTGAAGGCCGCGATTCCGACTTCTGGCTCGACCTGACCTACAGCCCGATCCGCGACGAAAGTGCCGAAGTGGCCGGGATCCTGGTTACCGCCATCGAAACCAACGAGCGCCGGCGCATCGCCCTCGAACTCGAACAGCGCTCGGCGGCCAGCCTCAAGGCCCAGCGTGAAACCGAGGAGCGCCTGCAACTGGCCCTCGCCGCCACCGATGCGGTCGGCACCTGGGACTGGGACATCAGCGAGGACCGTTTCATCGCCGATGCGCATTTTGCCCAACTGCACGGCATCGACCCGGCCATGGCCAGCCAGTTGCCGATCAGCGAGTACCTGCACGGCGTACACCCCGAAGACCGCGCCCTGATCGCCCGCAGCATCAAACACTGCATCACCCATGGCAGCGAATACGCCGAGGAATATCGCCTGCTGCAAACCGATGGCCAGATGCGCTGGGTGTTTGCCCGCGGCCGCTGCTACAAGGACCACCACGGCCGGCCGATGCGTTTCCTCGGTGCCGCCCTGGACCTCACCGAGCGCAAACACACCGAACAGGCCCTGCGCCAGAGCCAGACCGAACTGCAACTGATCATCAACGCCATGCCGATCCTGATCAGCTACGTCGACCGCGAAGAACGTTTTCGCCTGAACAATGCGGCGTACCTCGACTGGTACGGGCTGACACCGCAAGAGCTTTACGGGCGAACCATTCTTGAAGTGCTTGGCGAAGAAGCCTATGCGTTGCGCGCGCCGTACATCACCGAGGCGCTGTCCGGCCGGCCCTGCTGTTTCAGCATCAGCACGCCCCATCGCGACGGCAGCATCCGTCAGGCCCTTATGAACTACCTGCCACGCCACGGTGCAGACGGTGCGGTGAACGGTTTCTACATCTTCGTGATCGACGAAACCGAACGCAAAAAGACCGAAGAAGCCCTGCGCAACCTCAACGAAACCCTTGAGGAACGGGTTGCCGCGCGCACCCGCCAATTGGCCGAGGCCAACGAGCGTTTGCAAAACGAGATGTTCGAGCGTGAGCGTGCCGAGGACGCCTTGCGCCATGCGCAGAAAATGGAGGCAGTCGGCCAGCTTACCGGCGGCATCGCCCATGACTTCAACAACATGCTCACCGGCATCATTGGCAGCCTTGACCTGATGCAACGCTACATCGCCGACGGACGCACCAACGAGATCAGCCGATTCACCGAGGCCGCCGTGTCCTCGGCCAACCGCGCCGCCGCCCTCACCCATCGCTTGCTGGCGTTCTCCCGGCGCCAATCGCTCAACCGCAAGCCGCTGAACCCCAACGACTTGATTCACTCGCTCGAAGACCTGTTCAGTCGCACCAAGGGCGACCACATCGCACTCAAACTGCAACTGGCCGAGAACATCTGGCGGGTCAGCACCGACCTCAGTCAGCTGGAAAACGCCTTGCTCAACCTGGTGATCAACGCCCGGGACGCCATGCCCGATGGCGGCGAGCTGCAGATCGAAACGGCCAATGTCTATCTCGACGGCAACGACATCACGACCCTGGAACCGGTCAAGGCCGGCGACTACGTGATGATTTCGGTGAGTGACAACGGCACCGGCATGACCCCCTCTGTGCTGGCCAAGGCATTCGATCCGTTCTTCACCACCAAGCCCATCGGCCAGGGCACCGGTCTGGGCTTGTCGATGATTTACGGATTTGCCCAGCAATCGGGGGGCCACGTCAGCTTGTTCAGCTTGCCTGGACGGGGCACCAGCGTGCGTTTGTACCTGCCGCGCCTGCATTCGACCGAGCCGGACAACGTCCTCTCACCCATCGTCGGTGAGGCACCGGCGGCGATTGCTGGCGAGACCGTGATGCTGGTCGAGGACGATGCCGCGGTGCGCATGCTGGTAATGGACCTGCTCAAGGAGCTGGGTTACCGCGCCCATGAAGCCGAAGATGCCAAGGGCGCCCTGCCGGTGCTGGAGTCGGACCTGAGGGTGGACCTGCTGGTGACCGACGTGGGGTTGCCGGGCATGAACGGTCGACAACTGGCGGAAATCGCCCGCCAGCATCGTCCGGAATTGAAAGTACTGTTCATGACCGGTTATGCGCAAATCGCCGCCGAGCGCCAGGGTTTCCTTGAAGAAGGCATGGACATGGTGGCTAAACCGTTTTCCATCGACCTGCTGGCCAACAAGATTCGCACGATGATCAGTCAACCGAACTGA
- a CDS encoding peptidylprolyl isomerase yields the protein MKAQARHILVKTSEEAEQLKQRIAKGEAFDVLAKKYSTCPSGKRGGDLGEVRPGQMVGVIDAVIFKKPLRVVHGPIKSKFGYHLVQVFYRD from the coding sequence ATGAAAGCTCAAGCCCGCCATATCCTGGTGAAAACCTCGGAAGAAGCCGAGCAGCTCAAACAACGCATCGCCAAGGGCGAAGCGTTCGATGTGCTGGCCAAGAAGTACTCGACCTGCCCCTCGGGCAAGCGCGGTGGAGACCTCGGCGAAGTACGTCCGGGACAGATGGTCGGCGTGATCGATGCGGTGATCTTCAAGAAACCACTGCGGGTGGTGCATGGGCCGATCAAGAGCAAATTCGGTTATCACCTGGTGCAGGTGTTTTACCGGGATTGA
- a CDS encoding sugar kinase gives MNTINTLGPDAPRIALIGECMIELQHRADGSLQQSFGGDTLNTAVYLSRELGEDGAVDYVTALGDDSFSDAMCQGWAAENVGLGMVQRLPGRLPGLYCIQTDAAGERRFLYWRNEAAVRDCFTTPAAAPILAALPDYDVLYFSGITLAVLGVQGREKLLETLIEARQRDARIVFDNNYRPRLWASVEDARAAYRRVLPQVDLALLTVDDEQALFGYVDCEAVFAVYEQIGTPEVVLKRGAQACLIRCAGESFEVPAQKVERVVDTTAAGDSFSAAYLASRLKGGSPEEAAEAGHRLASRVIQVPGALIPRD, from the coding sequence ATGAACACCATCAACACCCTCGGCCCCGACGCCCCGCGCATCGCCCTGATCGGCGAATGCATGATCGAATTGCAGCATCGCGCCGACGGCAGCCTGCAACAGAGCTTCGGTGGCGACACCTTGAACACGGCGGTGTACCTGTCCCGGGAACTGGGCGAGGACGGCGCCGTGGACTACGTCACTGCCCTGGGCGATGACAGTTTCAGCGACGCGATGTGCCAGGGTTGGGCCGCGGAAAACGTCGGGCTCGGCATGGTCCAGCGCCTGCCCGGACGCCTGCCGGGTTTGTATTGCATCCAGACTGACGCGGCCGGTGAGCGGCGCTTTCTGTACTGGCGCAATGAAGCGGCGGTACGCGATTGCTTCACTACGCCAGCCGCGGCGCCGATCCTCGCGGCGCTGCCGGATTACGATGTGCTGTACTTCAGCGGCATCACCCTGGCGGTACTCGGTGTGCAAGGTCGGGAAAAATTGCTGGAGACCCTGATCGAAGCCCGCCAGCGCGATGCGCGGATTGTGTTCGACAACAACTACCGGCCACGGCTGTGGGCATCGGTCGAGGACGCCCGGGCGGCGTATCGCCGTGTGCTACCGCAGGTTGATCTGGCGTTGCTGACCGTGGATGACGAACAGGCGTTGTTTGGTTATGTCGACTGTGAGGCGGTGTTTGCCGTGTATGAGCAGATCGGTACGCCGGAAGTGGTGCTCAAGCGCGGCGCGCAAGCGTGCCTGATTCGATGTGCTGGCGAGTCGTTCGAAGTGCCGGCGCAAAAGGTCGAGCGGGTGGTGGACACCACGGCGGCAGGGGATTCGTTCAGTGCGGCGTACCTGGCTTCGCGGCTCAAGGGTGGCAGCCCCGAAGAAGCTGCCGAGGCCGGGCATCGGTTGGCGAGCCGGGTGATTCAGGTGCCGGGGGCGTTGATCCCAAGGGATTAA
- a CDS encoding amino acid deaminase encodes MSSVSNTANVDKGAAPTGASLVRDVSLPALVLHREALEHNIRWMQAFVSDSGAELAPHGKTSMTPALFRRQLDAGAWGITLASATQTRAAYAHGVRRVLMANQLVGTPNMALIADLLADPTFDFYCMVDHPDNVADLGAYFASRGVRLNVMIEYGVVGGRCGCRSEQEVLDLAKAIAAQPALALTGIEGYEGVIHGDHAVTGIRDFAASLVRLAVQLQDSGAFAIAKPIITASGSAWYDLIAESFEAQNAAGRFLSVLRPGSYVAHDHGIYKEAQCCVLDRRSDLHEGLRPALEVWAHVQSLPEPGFAVIALGKRDVAYDAGLPVPLQRYKAGVVPASGDDVSACKVTAVMDQHAFMTVAPGVDLRVGDIISFGTSHPCLTFDKWRVGCLVDEQLNVIETMETCF; translated from the coding sequence ATGTCTTCTGTTTCCAACACTGCCAACGTGGATAAAGGCGCAGCCCCGACCGGCGCCAGCCTGGTGCGTGACGTCAGCCTGCCGGCGCTGGTGCTGCACCGTGAAGCGCTGGAGCACAACATCCGTTGGATGCAGGCCTTTGTCAGTGACAGCGGCGCCGAATTGGCGCCCCATGGCAAGACCAGCATGACCCCGGCGTTGTTCCGTCGCCAACTGGACGCCGGTGCCTGGGGCATCACCCTGGCCAGCGCCACGCAAACCCGTGCGGCCTACGCCCATGGCGTGCGCCGGGTGCTGATGGCCAACCAGTTGGTCGGCACACCGAACATGGCGCTGATTGCCGACCTGTTGGCCGACCCGACGTTCGACTTCTATTGCATGGTCGATCACCCGGACAACGTCGCGGACCTCGGCGCCTATTTCGCCTCCCGTGGCGTGCGCCTGAACGTGATGATCGAATACGGCGTGGTCGGTGGGCGTTGCGGTTGCCGCAGCGAGCAGGAAGTGCTCGACCTGGCCAAGGCCATCGCCGCGCAACCGGCGCTGGCCCTGACCGGCATCGAGGGCTACGAAGGCGTGATCCATGGCGATCACGCCGTGACCGGTATCCGCGATTTCGCCGCGTCGCTGGTGCGCCTGGCGGTGCAGTTGCAGGACAGCGGCGCGTTCGCCATTGCCAAGCCGATCATCACTGCCTCGGGTTCGGCCTGGTATGACCTGATTGCCGAGTCCTTCGAAGCCCAGAACGCTGCTGGACGTTTCCTCAGCGTGCTGCGTCCCGGCAGCTACGTGGCCCACGACCATGGCATCTACAAGGAAGCGCAGTGCTGCGTGCTCGACCGTCGCAGCGACCTGCACGAAGGCCTGCGTCCGGCGCTGGAAGTGTGGGCGCACGTGCAGTCGTTGCCGGAGCCGGGGTTTGCGGTGATCGCCCTGGGCAAGCGCGACGTGGCCTACGACGCCGGTCTGCCGGTGCCGTTGCAGCGTTACAAGGCGGGCGTAGTGCCGGCCAGCGGCGATGATGTGAGTGCATGCAAGGTCACCGCCGTAATGGACCAGCATGCGTTCATGACCGTGGCACCGGGGGTTGATCTGCGAGTGGGCGACATCATTTCGTTCGGCACCTCGCACCCGTGCCTGACGTTCGACAAGTGGCGTGTCGGCTGTCTGGTGGACGAGCAACTGAACGTCATCGAAACCATGGAAACCTGTTTTTAA
- a CDS encoding IclR family transcriptional regulator, protein MTEDTIKRRARGLDRAFDILDFLKEIGQPLRPNDIANGIGSPKSTVYELVASLLERRILEPVGTDGHVYLGRQLYFLGQAHLRHFDLTREADHALQEIVSQTHETAQMCLLNGRKYTVALMKEGERHFRISSDIGENAPIPWTASGRLLLAHLSDQEIVDLIDHDDFILPDGERLPLEQFLKEIRQAGIDGFFSFDSVADTFTHCFAAPVKDPGGVAIATLCIVAPRADAKKNYNDYRRVLIESANSLARRINE, encoded by the coding sequence ATGACCGAAGACACCATCAAGCGCCGGGCACGCGGCCTGGACCGGGCGTTCGATATCCTCGATTTCCTCAAGGAGATCGGCCAGCCCCTGCGCCCGAACGACATCGCCAACGGCATCGGCAGCCCCAAATCCACGGTCTACGAACTGGTGGCCTCGCTGCTGGAACGGCGGATCCTGGAGCCGGTGGGCACGGACGGTCACGTCTACCTCGGTCGTCAGTTGTACTTTCTCGGCCAGGCCCACTTGCGCCATTTCGACCTGACCCGCGAGGCCGATCATGCCCTGCAGGAAATCGTCAGCCAGACCCATGAAACCGCGCAGATGTGCCTGCTCAACGGGCGCAAATACACCGTCGCCCTGATGAAGGAGGGTGAGCGGCATTTCCGCATTTCCTCGGACATCGGCGAAAACGCGCCCATCCCCTGGACCGCCTCCGGCCGCCTGTTGCTGGCGCACCTGAGCGACCAGGAAATCGTCGACCTGATCGACCACGACGACTTCATCCTGCCCGATGGCGAACGCTTGCCTCTGGAGCAGTTCCTCAAGGAAATCCGTCAGGCCGGCATCGATGGTTTCTTTTCTTTCGATAGCGTCGCCGACACCTTTACCCATTGCTTCGCCGCGCCGGTCAAAGACCCCGGTGGCGTGGCCATCGCGACCCTGTGCATCGTCGCCCCGCGCGCCGATGCGAAGAAAAACTACAACGACTACCGACGGGTGCTGATCGAAAGCGCCAACAGCCTGGCCCGTCGCATCAACGAATAA
- a CDS encoding RidA family protein, whose protein sequence is MSITRYGTGSAAAGGTPRPFARAVEADGWLHVSGQVPAVDGEIITGGIVEQTHQTMKNLIAILQEAGYGLEDVVRAGVWLEDPRDFTSFNKVFSEYFKPEHAPARACVQANMMVDCKVEIDCIAYKKKA, encoded by the coding sequence ATGAGCATTACTCGTTACGGCACCGGCAGCGCCGCTGCAGGCGGCACGCCTCGCCCTTTCGCCCGCGCCGTTGAAGCCGATGGCTGGCTGCACGTTTCCGGGCAGGTGCCGGCGGTGGATGGCGAGATCATTACGGGCGGCATTGTCGAACAGACCCACCAGACCATGAAGAACCTGATCGCGATTCTGCAAGAGGCCGGTTACGGCCTGGAAGATGTGGTGCGTGCTGGCGTGTGGCTGGAGGATCCGCGGGATTTCACCAGTTTCAACAAGGTCTTCTCCGAGTACTTCAAACCCGAACACGCCCCGGCCCGTGCCTGCGTGCAGGCGAACATGATGGTCGACTGCAAGGTCGAGATCGACTGCATTGCGTACAAGAAAAAGGCCTGA